In Terriglobales bacterium, a genomic segment contains:
- the recJ gene encoding single-stranded-DNA-specific exonuclease RecJ: protein MRWQRRADAPDPSQVSSLCASAGLDPLPARILVARGISNADAARRFLTPSLADLHSPFAMSGMKKALERLQTAIAGKEKVFIYGDYDVDGTVAIVILKTAIELAGGVADFHIPHRIRDGYGMKDSVIEQAARDGVRLVVSVDTGIRAFAAAEAARRAGVDLIVTDHHLPHPEEGVPEAFAVLNPNQPGCAYPSKSLCGAGVAFKMAQALLEKMGRERLLPSFLKMVALATIADAVPLEGENRVFARLGLEGLRSPANAGLKALMEVAALDGRRPLTTGDVAFRLAPRINAAGRMQIAHDVVDLFSTRDEARARELATRLDQLNAERQQEERRIVEEAFQRLEEDRALRESYCLVVDGEGWHRGVIGIVATRVVERYHRPTLVIAREGEEAHGSGRSIHGFQLLDALESCRDLFTRYGGHAYAVGFALPSARVAELRAAVDGHARARLTEDSFVPVLKYDDELALDDVTPALYRSLAPLAPFGIGNPEPVFVARGVRILQPPQVIKEKHVKLRVAQPGAGDKIRRAFDALGWRMAEKVVELGLASGDMVDLAFTLDENSHPEFGGLQLTVADVARPCV from the coding sequence GTGCGCTGGCAGCGTCGCGCGGACGCGCCTGATCCCAGCCAGGTTTCCTCGCTTTGCGCCAGCGCGGGACTTGACCCGCTGCCGGCGCGCATCCTGGTAGCACGCGGCATCTCGAATGCGGACGCCGCACGCCGTTTTCTCACTCCATCGCTCGCCGACCTGCATTCGCCCTTCGCCATGTCCGGCATGAAGAAGGCGCTGGAGCGTCTGCAAACGGCCATCGCCGGCAAAGAAAAGGTCTTCATCTACGGCGACTACGACGTGGACGGCACGGTGGCCATCGTCATCCTGAAGACCGCCATTGAGCTGGCCGGCGGCGTGGCCGACTTCCACATCCCACACCGCATTCGAGACGGCTACGGCATGAAGGATTCCGTCATCGAGCAGGCGGCGCGCGACGGCGTTCGCCTGGTAGTGAGCGTGGATACCGGCATCCGCGCCTTCGCGGCGGCCGAAGCGGCGCGGCGCGCGGGCGTGGACCTGATCGTCACCGACCACCACCTGCCGCATCCGGAAGAGGGCGTCCCCGAAGCCTTCGCCGTGCTGAATCCTAACCAGCCGGGATGCGCCTATCCCTCGAAGTCGCTGTGCGGCGCCGGGGTAGCGTTCAAGATGGCGCAGGCATTGCTGGAGAAAATGGGGCGGGAGCGCCTGCTGCCGTCGTTCCTGAAGATGGTGGCGCTGGCCACGATCGCGGATGCGGTGCCGCTGGAAGGCGAGAACCGCGTCTTCGCGCGCCTGGGGCTGGAAGGGCTGCGCTCACCCGCCAATGCGGGCCTGAAGGCGCTGATGGAAGTGGCGGCGCTCGACGGCCGGCGGCCGCTCACCACCGGGGACGTCGCATTTCGCCTGGCGCCGCGCATCAACGCCGCCGGGCGCATGCAGATCGCGCACGACGTGGTGGACCTGTTTTCCACTCGCGACGAAGCCCGCGCACGCGAACTGGCCACGCGTTTGGATCAGCTCAACGCCGAGCGCCAGCAAGAGGAGCGCCGCATCGTCGAAGAAGCGTTCCAACGGCTGGAGGAAGACCGCGCGCTGCGCGAGAGCTATTGCCTGGTGGTGGACGGAGAAGGCTGGCACCGCGGCGTGATCGGCATCGTGGCCACGCGCGTAGTGGAACGTTACCACCGGCCGACGCTGGTCATCGCGCGCGAAGGAGAAGAAGCGCACGGCTCAGGACGGTCCATCCACGGTTTCCAACTGCTGGACGCGCTGGAGTCCTGCCGCGATTTGTTCACGCGCTACGGCGGGCACGCCTACGCGGTGGGCTTCGCGCTGCCCTCGGCGCGAGTTGCCGAACTGCGCGCCGCGGTGGATGGCCATGCCCGGGCCCGACTGACGGAGGACAGCTTCGTGCCGGTGCTCAAGTACGACGACGAACTGGCACTCGATGATGTGACGCCCGCGCTTTACCGGTCGCTCGCACCGCTCGCGCCGTTCGGCATAGGGAATCCGGAGCCGGTGTTCGTGGCGCGCGGCGTGCGTATCCTGCAGCCTCCGCAGGTGATCAAGGAGAAGCACGTGAAGCTGCGGGTGGCGCAACCCGGCGCGGGAGACAAAATCCGCCGCGCGTTCGATGCCTTGGGCTGGCGGATGGCCGAAAAAGTCGTGGAGCTCGGGTTGGCCTCCGGTGACATGGTGGATCTCGCCTTTACGCTCGATGAGAACAGCCATCCCGAGTTCGGCGGACTGCAACTCACGGTGGCGGATGTCGCCAGACCTTGCGTGTAG
- a CDS encoding LptA/OstA family protein, with product MPLDVHRLRRWFAAAAVLLVVLVAGWYVAGRWAERRIARELPKQLGVEIQQSTEGFTLSRSEAGRTLFTVKASRAIRLTTGGRAELKDVSVVVYGRRSDRFDQIYGSDFEYDPNTGNITAKGEVHIDLESDVNGAERPDLVPPDELQNPIHLKTSGLVFNHKTGKAETRERLEFRVPWASGTAVGVTYDSASNVLRLGSQIEIRSGQKQALVTAASATISKDPRQVELVQVRAQQGERRFEADRVRVLLRDDNTVERVAAEGNVKTAEGGASPATLRAPRAEFTFNAAQTLHTALLSGGVTLESEGTSPVDASAERVLLEFTAGNRLAKIRASERVRMERKPPRVARATSAESQSAELAADSVDLFVREGKRLERATTGGAAEVRLTRASGGAASTVITAGVFEAAFGKGNRLQSLRGAPDARITSNVSGGPPRVSTSRQVLVAFNEAGTVSAVEQEGEVRYSEGERSASSQRARYIPARDEIVLTGSARFTEGAISTTAQTLRFSRREGEATAEGNVKTTYQPTGGQPSASLFSGNNPIHVTAGSMVARRASSAARYEGGARLWQGASVIEAPVIEFDRGERTLMAEARSGGQVSTVFVQADEKGKVTPVNATATRLRYSDAQRQAHFEGGVNLRGAGFRVASDRLDVTLQPGGASSPSRLEKAVAEGRVGVWEGERRASGERLVYTASEGRFVLTGAPGQLPSIFGAELGTTTGDSLTFFSRDDRVLVESSPSTRSVTQTQVLKK from the coding sequence ATGCCCCTCGATGTCCATCGTCTGCGGCGCTGGTTTGCTGCCGCGGCCGTGTTGCTGGTCGTTCTGGTGGCTGGCTGGTACGTTGCCGGCCGCTGGGCGGAGCGGCGCATCGCGCGCGAGCTTCCCAAGCAACTGGGCGTCGAAATCCAGCAGAGCACCGAGGGCTTTACCCTTTCGCGCTCCGAAGCCGGGCGAACGCTCTTCACGGTGAAGGCGTCGCGGGCTATCCGGCTGACCACCGGCGGCCGCGCCGAGTTGAAGGACGTGAGCGTGGTGGTGTATGGGAGGCGCTCGGACCGCTTCGATCAGATTTACGGCTCCGATTTCGAATATGACCCGAACACCGGCAACATCACGGCCAAGGGCGAGGTGCATATCGACCTGGAATCGGACGTCAATGGCGCAGAGAGGCCCGACCTCGTTCCGCCCGACGAGCTGCAGAATCCCATTCACCTGAAGACCAGCGGGCTGGTGTTCAATCACAAGACGGGCAAGGCGGAGACGCGGGAGCGCCTGGAGTTCCGCGTGCCCTGGGCCAGCGGCACGGCCGTGGGCGTGACCTATGACTCGGCCAGCAACGTGCTGCGGCTGGGGTCGCAAATCGAGATCCGCTCCGGCCAAAAGCAGGCCCTGGTTACGGCCGCGAGCGCCACTATCAGCAAGGACCCGCGGCAGGTGGAACTGGTGCAGGTGCGCGCCCAGCAGGGAGAGCGTCGTTTCGAGGCGGATCGTGTGAGGGTCCTGTTGCGTGACGACAATACCGTGGAACGGGTGGCGGCCGAGGGTAACGTCAAAACAGCCGAAGGAGGCGCGTCGCCGGCTACGCTGCGCGCGCCACGCGCCGAGTTCACGTTCAACGCGGCCCAGACGCTTCACACCGCTTTGCTTTCCGGCGGGGTGACGCTGGAGTCGGAGGGGACGTCACCGGTCGATGCTTCCGCAGAGCGAGTGCTGCTGGAGTTCACCGCGGGCAACCGCCTGGCCAAAATCCGAGCGAGCGAGAGAGTGCGCATGGAGCGCAAGCCGCCGCGGGTGGCGCGGGCAACAAGCGCAGAGAGCCAGAGCGCCGAACTGGCAGCGGATTCTGTGGATCTCTTCGTGCGGGAAGGCAAACGACTGGAGCGGGCGACGACGGGGGGCGCTGCGGAGGTAAGGCTGACGCGGGCATCGGGCGGCGCCGCATCTACGGTTATCACGGCCGGGGTATTCGAAGCCGCCTTCGGGAAGGGCAACCGGCTGCAGTCGCTGCGTGGCGCACCCGATGCACGCATCACTTCGAATGTGTCCGGGGGCCCGCCGCGCGTCAGTACGAGCCGGCAGGTGCTGGTGGCGTTCAACGAAGCGGGGACGGTTTCCGCCGTCGAACAGGAAGGCGAGGTGCGCTACAGCGAAGGCGAGCGCTCCGCCAGTTCGCAGAGGGCCCGCTACATCCCCGCGCGTGACGAGATCGTTCTTACGGGCTCGGCGCGCTTTACGGAAGGTGCAATCTCCACCACCGCGCAGACATTACGTTTTTCCCGGCGTGAAGGCGAGGCCACGGCCGAGGGCAACGTAAAGACCACCTACCAGCCGACAGGCGGCCAGCCCTCGGCGTCGCTGTTTTCCGGTAACAATCCTATTCACGTAACGGCGGGTTCGATGGTGGCTCGCCGAGCATCGAGCGCGGCGCGCTACGAGGGTGGCGCGCGGCTGTGGCAGGGCGCGAGCGTGATTGAGGCCCCGGTCATCGAGTTCGACCGCGGGGAGCGCACGCTCATGGCGGAAGCTCGGAGCGGAGGGCAGGTTTCCACCGTCTTTGTGCAGGCCGACGAAAAGGGCAAGGTTACGCCGGTGAACGCAACGGCAACCCGGCTGAGGTACAGCGATGCCCAGCGCCAGGCCCACTTCGAAGGCGGAGTGAACCTCCGCGGGGCTGGATTCCGTGTGGCCTCGGACCGGCTGGACGTCACCCTGCAGCCCGGCGGCGCCTCCAGTCCCAGCCGCCTGGAGAAGGCAGTGGCGGAAGGGCGGGTAGGGGTGTGGGAGGGGGAGCGGCGGGCTTCCGGGGAGAGGTTGGTCTATACGGCGTCGGAGGGAAGGTTCGTCCTGACGGGAGCGCCGGGGCAGCTTCCCAGCATTTTTGGTGCCGAACTGGGCACTACGACGGGCGATTCGTTGACTTTCTTCAGTCGCGATGATAGGGTGCTGGTCGAAAGCAGTCCTTCGACCCGCAGCGTCACCCAGACGCAAGTCTTGAAGAAGTAA
- the lptB gene encoding LPS export ABC transporter ATP-binding protein yields MQTLATDDIGKSYRGRRVVNGVSLQVHKGEVVGLLGPNGAGKTTTFYMIVGLTPPDSGRVLFDGQDITQVPMYLRARQFGISYLPQEPSIFRKLSVEENILAVLEAQPISWHERREKAEELIETLGLAQIRRNRGYAVSGGERRRVEIARSLCISPTFILLDEPFSGIDPIAVLDLQKIIFDLKASGIGVIITDHNVRETLTVTDRAYIINDGKIFRSGTPDQLSRDPEVRKVYLGESFTLV; encoded by the coding sequence ATGCAGACACTGGCGACGGACGACATCGGAAAATCCTACCGCGGTCGCCGAGTGGTCAATGGCGTCAGCTTGCAAGTCCATAAGGGAGAAGTAGTTGGGCTGCTTGGACCCAACGGAGCCGGCAAGACCACCACCTTCTACATGATTGTGGGGCTCACCCCGCCGGACAGCGGCCGGGTGCTGTTCGACGGCCAGGACATCACCCAGGTGCCGATGTACCTGCGGGCGCGCCAGTTCGGCATCAGCTACCTGCCCCAGGAACCCTCCATCTTCCGCAAGCTGAGCGTGGAGGAGAACATCCTGGCGGTGCTGGAGGCCCAGCCCATTTCCTGGCACGAGCGCCGGGAGAAGGCGGAGGAGCTGATCGAGACCCTGGGCCTGGCCCAGATCCGGCGCAACCGTGGGTACGCCGTTTCGGGAGGCGAACGCCGGCGGGTAGAGATCGCGCGCAGCCTCTGTATTTCGCCCACCTTCATCCTGCTGGACGAGCCGTTCTCGGGCATTGACCCCATCGCCGTGCTCGACCTGCAGAAGATCATCTTCGACCTCAAAGCTTCCGGCATCGGGGTGATCATCACGGACCACAACGTGCGTGAGACCCTGACGGTCACGGACCGCGCCTATATCATCAATGATGGCAAGATCTTCCGGTCGGGCACTCCGGATCAGCTCAGCCGCGATCCGGAGGTCCGAAAGGTG